Proteins encoded by one window of Planktothrix tepida PCC 9214:
- the atpE gene encoding ATP synthase F0 subunit C — translation MNPLIAAASVVAAALAIGLGAIGPGIGQGIAAGQAVEGIARQPEAEGKIRGTLLLSLAFMEALTIYGLVVSLVLLFANPFA, via the coding sequence ATGAATCCACTGATTGCTGCTGCTTCCGTTGTTGCTGCTGCTTTAGCTATTGGTTTAGGCGCGATCGGCCCTGGAATTGGTCAAGGGATTGCTGCTGGTCAAGCAGTGGAAGGGATTGCCCGTCAACCCGAAGCAGAAGGTAAAATTCGTGGGACTTTACTGTTAAGTTTGGCCTTCATGGAAGCACTGACGATTTACGGTCTGGTCGTTTCTCTGGTACTGCTGTTTGCTAACCCCTTCGCCTAA
- a CDS encoding F0F1 ATP synthase subunit gamma — protein MSNLKAIRDRIDSVKNTKKITEAMRLVASAKVRRAQEQVLASRPFADRLAGILYGLQSRLKFEEADLPLLKQREVKKVGLLVISGNRGLCGTYNSSVIKRAETRAKELEAEGVECTYLLVGRKAIQYFQRRDVDIRATVENPEKNPTIDRVRDSAENLLALFLSGELDRIELIYTKFVSLIASRPVIQTLLPLDPQGLEPTDDEIFRLTTKNGQFEVTREKVKNNLADLPRDMIFEQDPAQILDALLPLFLTNQLLRAWQESIASELAARMTAMSNASENAGELIKSLTLSYNKARQASITQELLEVVGGAEALKG, from the coding sequence ATGTCAAATTTAAAAGCGATCCGCGATCGCATTGATTCGGTTAAAAATACCAAGAAAATTACAGAAGCGATGCGTCTGGTGGCTTCTGCAAAAGTGCGTCGCGCCCAGGAACAAGTCTTAGCTTCTCGCCCCTTTGCTGATCGGTTAGCCGGAATTCTTTATGGGTTACAATCCCGTTTAAAATTTGAAGAAGCAGATTTGCCCCTCCTCAAACAACGGGAAGTTAAAAAAGTCGGATTACTGGTAATTTCGGGTAATCGTGGCTTATGTGGAACCTATAATAGTAGCGTGATCAAACGGGCAGAAACTCGTGCAAAAGAGTTGGAAGCTGAAGGCGTTGAATGCACCTATTTATTAGTCGGACGCAAAGCCATTCAATATTTCCAAAGACGGGATGTTGATATCCGCGCAACGGTGGAAAACCCTGAAAAAAATCCCACTATAGACCGAGTACGGGATTCGGCGGAAAATCTTTTGGCTTTATTTTTATCTGGGGAATTGGATCGGATTGAGTTAATTTATACGAAATTTGTTTCGTTAATTGCTTCTCGTCCAGTAATTCAAACTCTGTTACCGCTTGATCCTCAAGGATTAGAACCAACTGATGATGAAATCTTCCGTTTGACCACAAAAAATGGTCAATTTGAAGTGACACGGGAGAAAGTCAAAAATAATCTCGCGGATTTACCGAGAGATATGATTTTTGAACAAGATCCTGCCCAAATTTTGGATGCGTTATTACCTTTGTTTTTAACAAACCAATTGTTACGCGCTTGGCAAGAATCCATCGCCAGTGAGTTAGCTGCTCGGATGACCGCCATGAGTAACGCCAGTGAAAACGCTGGAGAGTTAATTAAATCCCTGACGTTATCCTACAACAAAGCTCGTCAAGCCTCCATTACCCAGGAATTGCTGGAAGTGGTGGGTGGTGCAGAAGCATTGAAGGGTTAA
- the atpH gene encoding ATP synthase F1 subunit delta: MSAIAGEIVEPYASALMSLAQSRNLTEEFGNEIRSLLELLENSAELKNFLDNPVIKPQDKKAVLQRITGDQVNPLLRNFLMLLVDRGRILFLQGIGQQYLVLLRKLNQTVLAEITSAHPLTEAQQNTLTEKVKAMTNARSVEISTTLDPDLLGGVIIKVGSRVVDASLRGQLRRIGMKLAQ, translated from the coding sequence ATGAGTGCGATCGCAGGAGAAATTGTTGAGCCTTACGCCTCGGCGTTAATGTCCTTGGCTCAATCGAGAAATTTAACCGAAGAATTCGGCAATGAGATCCGCTCATTACTCGAATTACTGGAAAATTCCGCAGAATTAAAAAACTTTTTAGACAATCCTGTGATTAAACCCCAGGATAAAAAAGCCGTTCTGCAACGCATTACAGGAGATCAAGTTAATCCCTTATTACGGAATTTCTTGATGCTGTTAGTGGATCGGGGACGGATTTTATTCTTACAGGGAATTGGTCAACAGTATCTAGTATTACTGCGGAAACTCAATCAAACGGTATTGGCAGAAATCACCTCCGCCCATCCGTTAACCGAAGCTCAACAAAATACCTTGACTGAAAAAGTCAAAGCCATGACCAATGCCCGCTCGGTGGAAATTTCCACCACCCTTGACCCGGATTTATTGGGCGGTGTGATTATCAAAGTTGGATCTCGCGTGGTGGATGCCAGTTTGCGCGGACAACTGCGTCGCATTGGCATGAAATTGGCCCAATAA
- a CDS encoding F0F1 ATP synthase subunit B produces METVLLLATEASSEAGFGLNTNIFETNLINLAILIGVLVYFGRGFLGKILNERRSTIEEAIQEAEQRQKQAEASLAEQQQKLTAAQTDAQRILAEAEERAKTVRESILAKAAEEVERMKANASAELDSDRERVISQLRSLIATQAIERAEAQLKQQLDDTVQERLIDRSLTLLGG; encoded by the coding sequence ATGGAGACTGTTTTATTACTAGCCACAGAAGCTAGCTCTGAAGCTGGATTCGGTCTCAATACCAATATTTTTGAGACGAACCTAATTAACCTAGCCATTCTGATTGGTGTGCTGGTTTACTTTGGGCGAGGCTTTTTAGGAAAAATCCTAAATGAAAGACGCTCCACCATTGAAGAAGCGATTCAAGAAGCTGAACAGCGTCAAAAACAAGCAGAAGCATCTCTAGCAGAACAACAGCAAAAATTAACCGCCGCCCAAACGGACGCGCAACGAATTTTAGCTGAAGCCGAAGAACGGGCAAAAACCGTTAGAGAATCAATTCTAGCTAAAGCTGCCGAAGAGGTAGAACGCATGAAAGCAAACGCAAGCGCTGAGTTAGATTCAGATCGCGAACGAGTGATTTCTCAACTGCGTTCTCTGATTGCCACTCAAGCCATTGAACGGGCAGAAGCTCAACTCAAACAACAGCTTGACGACACTGTTCAGGAACGGTTAATTGATCGGAGTCTAACGCTGCTGGGAGGTTGA
- a CDS encoding F0F1 ATP synthase subunit B': MMHWTILFAVEEAAKEGGLFDLDATLPLMAVQFVILAVILNQVFYKPLGKAIDERADYIREREVNAKERLAKAEKLAKQYELELAETRKKAQATIVNAQAEAQKIATGKVAEALQEAQKLRDKAAQEIEQEKQQALQALEQQVEPLSRQILEKLLGAEFVR; this comes from the coding sequence ATAATGCACTGGACAATTTTATTTGCGGTTGAAGAGGCTGCTAAAGAAGGAGGACTGTTTGATCTTGATGCCACCTTGCCCTTAATGGCAGTGCAGTTCGTAATTCTGGCAGTAATTTTAAACCAGGTTTTCTACAAACCATTAGGAAAGGCAATTGATGAACGGGCGGATTATATCCGCGAGCGCGAAGTCAACGCCAAAGAACGTCTGGCTAAAGCCGAAAAATTAGCCAAACAATACGAATTAGAGTTAGCAGAAACTCGCAAAAAAGCTCAAGCGACGATTGTAAATGCTCAAGCGGAAGCCCAGAAAATTGCTACTGGAAAAGTCGCAGAAGCATTACAAGAAGCGCAAAAATTGAGAGACAAAGCGGCTCAAGAAATTGAGCAGGAAAAACAACAAGCCCTGCAAGCTTTAGAGCAACAAGTTGAACCTCTCAGTCGCCAAATTTTAGAAAAATTATTAGGGGCTGAGTTCGTTAGATAA
- the atpA gene encoding F0F1 ATP synthase subunit alpha: MVAIRPDEISSIIQQQIEQYDQDVKETNVGTVLQVGDGIARIYGLDKVMSGELLEFAEGTIGIALNLEEDNVGAVLMGEGRDIQEGSAVTATGRISQIPVGDAMLGRVVDALARPIDGKGDVKTTDSRLLESPAPGIIARRSVCEPMQTGITAIDSMIPIGRGQRELIIGDRQTGKTSIAIDTIINQKGEDVICVYVAIGQKASTVAQVVGVLEEKGAMDYTIVVAANASDSATLQYLAPYTGATLAEYFMYKGKHTLVIYDDLSKQAQAYRQMSLLLRRPPGREAYPGDVFYLHSRLLERAAKLNDELGGGSMTALPVIETQAGDVSAYIPTNVISITDGQIFLSSDLFNSGLRPAVNAGISVSRVGSAAQTKAMKKVAGKVKLELAQYAELAAFSQFASDLDQATRNQLERGKRLQELLKQPQNSPLQLFEQVAVIYAGINGYLDEIPVEKIVSFAAGLRDYLKNSKPKYVEIVQGKKLLDDEAEGLLKEAITEFKQTFLVSA, encoded by the coding sequence ATGGTAGCGATCAGACCTGACGAAATTAGCAGCATTATTCAGCAGCAAATTGAACAGTACGACCAAGACGTTAAAGAAACCAACGTCGGGACTGTTCTGCAAGTCGGTGACGGAATTGCCCGGATTTATGGCTTAGATAAAGTCATGTCCGGTGAACTGTTAGAGTTTGCCGAAGGCACCATCGGCATTGCTTTGAACTTAGAAGAAGATAACGTCGGTGCGGTGTTAATGGGTGAAGGCCGGGACATCCAAGAAGGATCTGCCGTGACCGCCACCGGAAGAATTTCTCAGATCCCCGTAGGGGATGCCATGTTAGGCCGGGTTGTCGATGCCTTAGCCCGTCCCATTGATGGTAAAGGAGATGTCAAAACCACCGATAGCCGTTTATTAGAATCTCCCGCCCCTGGGATTATCGCCCGTCGTTCCGTGTGCGAACCCATGCAAACGGGGATTACCGCTATTGACTCCATGATTCCCATCGGTCGGGGTCAACGGGAATTAATCATTGGCGACCGTCAAACCGGAAAAACCTCCATCGCCATTGACACCATCATTAACCAAAAAGGCGAAGACGTGATCTGCGTCTACGTTGCCATTGGTCAAAAAGCCTCCACCGTTGCCCAAGTTGTGGGAGTTTTGGAAGAAAAAGGTGCAATGGATTATACCATTGTGGTCGCAGCTAACGCCAGTGACTCCGCCACCCTGCAATACCTTGCTCCTTATACAGGGGCAACTTTGGCGGAATACTTTATGTATAAAGGCAAGCACACCTTGGTCATCTATGATGACTTATCGAAACAAGCTCAAGCCTACCGTCAAATGTCCCTGTTACTGCGTCGTCCCCCCGGACGGGAAGCTTATCCTGGGGATGTGTTCTACCTCCACTCTCGCTTATTAGAGCGGGCTGCCAAACTCAACGATGAACTCGGCGGCGGTAGTATGACGGCTTTACCCGTGATTGAAACTCAAGCGGGTGACGTTTCGGCTTACATTCCGACCAACGTGATTTCCATTACCGACGGTCAGATCTTCTTATCCTCTGACTTATTTAACTCCGGTTTACGTCCGGCGGTGAATGCCGGGATTTCCGTGTCCCGCGTGGGTTCTGCGGCTCAAACCAAAGCCATGAAGAAAGTCGCCGGGAAAGTTAAATTAGAATTAGCTCAGTATGCTGAGTTGGCAGCATTTTCTCAGTTTGCCTCTGATTTAGACCAAGCTACCCGCAACCAATTAGAACGGGGCAAACGGCTACAAGAGTTGTTAAAACAACCTCAGAATTCTCCTCTGCAATTGTTTGAACAAGTGGCCGTGATTTACGCCGGAATTAACGGTTATCTCGATGAGATCCCTGTTGAAAAAATCGTTTCCTTTGCCGCCGGACTGCGGGACTATCTGAAAAATAGCAAACCCAAATACGTCGAAATCGTTCAAGGTAAAAAACTCCTTGACGATGAAGCTGAAGGTCTGTTGAAAGAAGCGATCACAGAATTCAAACAAACTTTCTTAGTTTCAGCTTAA